ATGCTTACTCCGTAGGTAGTACATACTTATGATTACTTAGATTTAGTATTCTTCAAGTAATGATCGATGACTACCTTACTACTTTAGGTAGTATAGGCTAGATGGGTAGGTACCGAAGTAAACACCTCCTTAAACTATGATTTATTTTCGGTAACTTCAATATTATCAGATCGCTAGATAGTCGCTGGAGTAACTTCCGTCAGTCCCAATTCGGGAATACAAATGCAAGGAGAAAAACGAGCAAGAAGTTTGAATAGGAGGTAACTTTTGTTGATCAACTggttaatatagataaagtGATATTCTCCTACTACCCTTACTTGAAAGCCCGGCAGTACAGGAGATACTAAGGATACACCCCGATCGGGTTGATGGATAAGTTATCAGATTCCTCTGTACTAAATTCATTGGTGTTATAAAAGCCGtgtgggaaaaaaaaaaaaaaaaaaaaagatccGATGAACAACAGGGACTAGCGGGATGGATCTAAGGATATCGGGATCTTATCCATGGTTGAGTCCAGGCGGTGAAGGGCGAAGAGTTAAATCGATGCTAAATCGGATTAGAGCTTCAGTTCCCCACCTTTCAAGACGATGCCTAACAACTCCATCAAGCTTAGTTTTGGGTCTCAATTCCCTTGTTTTTGACTCATTTCCTTGCAGGTTATTGATTTCTATCTGTgatcttatttttttttattttttttctctccttctcggAAGATTAATCGGCGCTTGGttgggaaggaaaatatcAAAGGGTCAACACGTGTCCGAGGGTGAGTTGATACGTAGTTGTTTATcgatgaggggaaagaaactagtccgttcttttctttcctctcccaTTTTACTTAAAAAGCAATCGTCAGTTGTTGAGTGTATTTAAAAACTGATTACTTTTATTTGAATTGaaagatatactatatttactTCCTGATCGTCAAACCTATCCGTTTACTTGAGTGGTAAGTGGAAATGAAATAGTAGATTGATTGtttatgattattattagcAGCACATCcaaggggagagagagggtaaaaaaaataaaaaacctCCCCCGCGCAGGACGACCGAACCCACTTCAAGTCTCACGCTCTCACTCCCCCCGTGGCCCCGACTACTAGTCGATTCGGCTTGCgactttcccctccctcatCACTTTTACCCCCTCCAAGTCTGCATATGATTCCGGTCGCTAACGTTTGATGTGCGCAAATCACCTGCAGCCTTCCTTACACTTGTCTCTCCAACAACCGCTGTATCTATTCCTAACCCACATAAACAACAGCCCCTCGGTCTCATGAGCCCGTGTGGGTTGCGCCAACAAACGCGTCTTGCGATTATCATCTCACTCTGCTTTCCCATGGAGGGTAATCCTTCGCTTCCTCTGTGGACTGCATGAGGACCATCGTTCGCTACTGTCATTCTCTTTGCGACCTGATTATTATGTCTCCTGCCCAGTatcgctttctttctctctagaCGACTGGGACTGGGTACAACTCTCACTAATTTGGTGTCATTCTTTGAAACCGCTTCGGTCTTTTACTTAGTGACTTATATTTTGTAAATCGCGGACTCTCGTTCTTTACtcaccttttttttttttttttttttttgtcttaATCGACTGATTTAATTTATCGACCTTCGCTTCTTCTATTTCCTACCTCGTACTTTCCAATACCCCGTTGCGCGCGATCTCGGCTTCCTCAACGACCATTATGGCGACCGTGACCAACGCTCCATCGGACCTGCCGTTAGAGCAACTTACACTCTACCAGGCTTCCGACCCATACCTGTCGTCCATATTCGTCTTCTATGGCCCCGTTGCAACGGCAAATGCCACCGTCAGCAGCTCGCGCATCCAGGCGCATATCTTGACCCCCGCAGGCTTCCAGAGCTATCCACGAATTACCATTTCGCCCGCCGCACCGTTATATGCCGCAGTCAATCATCTACCCCGCGAGAAACAAGGCGATGAGGTGTGTCGAGGTCTTGCCGTCAGTATGCTGAAGTACTTCGCAGAGCTGTCCGAGCCCGCCAAGGAGTGCTTGCAAGCGATAGCACGTGCGGGGAAGGCAGGTGGAAATATCCCCAAGATGTTCGATGAGATGCATGCGGCGGATTTAGCGAATCGCATGGTCAAGGTGGAGCATAAAACGGACATACTCCGCGATATACGGGGCGCGTTCCAAGAGCGCAAGGTTCCATGGGTTGACATCGACGTTATGCTTCCGCCGGGGACTATCCAACCTCCTTCGCGGCCCGACAatgatggccttgatgaCGACAATGCCGATTTCGAGGATACTCCAGATCTTCAGTACGGGCAATATACGTCTCTCATCCGAGGCTTGGGGGCGCCAATGTTCCTGCCAACGTCGCGGCTAAAACGAGCGCCATCGCAACCCACGAACGTGAGCAAGTCCAAAGTGTTCACCAAAAGCCAGAAACAGGACTTCCGTCTAAAGATGTGTGAATTTGTGGACACGGAGGAGAGATATGTGAATAAGCTTTATACTCTTGTGCGCCATGTGGCGGAGGAGTACCGGCTGAAAGCTCAAGGAAGGGGGCCCTCGAGTACTAGCCCTGATGAGGCCGCTCTGGCCACTCTATTCCCCCCCTGTCTTAATGAGATTCTCGACGTCAATATGGGTTTCCTAGAAGTGATACGTCAGGTACTTGAAGATACCGAGAAGGAGGCCATTGAAGATATCACAGTCGACACGGAACTCTTGTCGTCTGTATCGCAACGACACTCAtcgaaggaggagggagatgcAGTTGGCGCCGTCGCCTTCGCGCACGCCCTCATTGAGTGGTTCCCCCGATTCTCCGATCCTTATGCAGACTATATGCGTGCCCATACAGGATTTACCCAAACACTTAATTCGTTCATGAGGGACAAACAATCCAGCTTTTCGAGGCGTGTCCATGACACCGGGGAGCAATTGCTACGGTCACTGCTAATGGAGCCTGTCCAACGGTTACCCCGTTACAGTCTCTTAATCGACACTATGACGAGCAGTCTTCCTTTGATACACCCGGCCGTCCGACCATTCCTGAAAGCGCGAGACATCATCAAGGATATATGTTCGCTAGATGATCCTTCATCGACGAACCATGATCAAAGCTTCCGCCGACTAAAGGAGTTAGTCGATGGTTGGCCATCAACCATATTGCCAACTGGTCGTCTGATAACAGCTGTCGATTTCTACGAGCTGTCACCGCCATATCAGCTAGACAATCCGGGCTCCGATCCTACCGCTGGTATTATGTTGATATACAAGAACTGCCTGGTACTACTGTCGAAAATCCCTGGCAGCAAGACAACCGCACGCGGTCTGTTGGCCGAATTGGACAACGCGGCATCAGCAGCCAATGGCCCGGGTGGCTCATTACCATCAACTGATATCCGTGTGGTGCAAGTATATGATCTCCACACTGTGCGTTGCATGCAATCCACGTGCGGACGGATCTTGTTCCTGTCACCTACATCGGTGAAGTCGCGTCCAAATCAAAATACAACCGTTGATCTTCTGGCCTTGGAGCCGGCTTCCATGTATGAGGGCCGGGCCAGTCGAGTGATTGAAGAGATTGTAAAGGCAAAAATCGAGGGCAGGTTCTCCGAAAGTGAGCGAGAAAGCGGCAAATGGTCTCTCCGGAGTCCCACGGGAACTGTTGGAAATATCGGCATCTTGGCATGTGTGTTCGAGGAGGAACCGAGTGCTGCAGTGAATCGAACCGGTCTGTCGAAAGTAAGGGTCGAGTTTGACATCCCAAAACCGCTTCGCAGCAAGTTGTTGAACAGTCCAGATTTGGAGGTGATTGTGTCCGTATCTTTGTCGAGTGAAGACCAGTATCGAGTGGACATAGACTCAGTAGTTGGTATCGCTTCCTCAGATATCGTTACAGTGGATAGCTTTGTTCCTGTGCTGTCCAAACGCCGTAAGTATACAACAATGAAGAAACCCCCTTTCGTGCGAGTACCGGTCTTTCGCTGACGGCTGTAGTCCTGAATTTGCTTTTACCGTTGCATGGCACCCAAAACCGGACCATGACCGAGTCAATTGTGCTCTCCAACTTTGACATACTTCGCTACCTTTCGGGCCATCTCATTGCGCAGCTCAAGGTCCCTCGTACCTTTCGCCCTCCGTCACCCTCAAAACTGCTCTCGAGTCTTCTGGGTGGTAACCAATCAAGAGAAGGCACACCAAGTGTCAAGGCACCGAATTCTGCAACTCTATTGGGTGAATTTCCCAAGATGCCTCCCCCACGGTCCAGCGTCTCACGTTCCAATACCCTACCTTCGGTTTTCCCaggcaaagaagagaagaaagaagatcccGTACCCAAGATTTCCGTTGTTGGAACAACATCTTCGAAAGGCTCAGAAAGCCCGTTCAGTGTCTTGGAACAGAGCTTCGCTGCGTACGTTCTATCCCTTCAGTCCCGCAGTGGGAACATCGTTGGGCGGACACTTCGGGGGAGAGACAACGTTGATCGAGCTGCAGTCAATGAGCTGTACAATGTCTTGTTAGAAGATCCCGGACAAATCCAGGCAGCAGCTGAAGTACCCGTCGACACACTTTTCGTAGCCTTCGAGACGTTCATGGCAAACGCATGGCAGGAGCAAATGGGCCCGGTACTAGAGTCCTCGACATTGAAATCACTTCAAAGTCAATTCGACACCATGTACCCCCGCGAATTCGAAGAGAATTTCCGGAAATTCATTGCGGATATGAGTCCGCAGAATCGTCGCGCTTTAGCCTCTCTGGTGCGGTTACTAGCAGAATTACTTGATGCCTCCGGAAACGACGGCGACCGAGGTGCTCTAACGGCCGCTTTTGCAGAGATTCTGACAGCCGAAGGCGATCCGATGCAGCACATATCCCTCTTGGATCGACTGGTTGACGATTTCGATAATCTTTTCGACGAGTTCGTTCCTGGAGGGGCCTCGTTGGAAGGTATTTTGAACTGCGATCAAAGTAAACCCGTTTCACAAACGATGGGCTCAATAAATTCCAACGCGTCGTCCTTTCGAAAGCGTTTTGGTTTCAGTCTGCACCGAGAAAATCAACGATCCGAGGGGGAGAGCAAGGTCTCGTCGATATTAAGGACTCtaagcaaaagcaaaggcACTGGTGATTCAGAGCCTGGCACTCCGAGGGGCTCTTTACTACGTTCGAAATCAATAGATATCGACACGAGCTTAGGCCATCTCCTGCGGCCCGGTTCGCGAGACCGTCCCGGGGCGTCTACATCACAAGAGTATCTTCGAAGGCCAGGGAGTTCCCAGGAGGAGACGGCATCTTTGTCCTCAATTCGAGAAATGCCAACTAATGGAGTTGTGAAAGtgcggagaaagaggagaagctcTCTGTCGGACCTAAGACCAGGCACAGCATCAACCGACACGTCAGCCGTATCTCCGGAGCAGGAAGAGAGGCCTACTACGGCAGGGTCATCCTCCGACGTGGTGACCCCAACCAAGCAGACTCGCCCACAAATAAGCCACGGTTCAGGCTCCACGCAACGAAGCACCTCCCCCACGAAGAGCGGTTCACCTACTCGGATGACTTCACCTAGCCGGCGATCACCGACGCGGCCTGCCACCCCCAgccgaaaagaaaacattgaCCCAAAGTTGTCACAAGTTGAGCGCGGAACTTCTTTGCGAAAGAAAGGGGATGCATCGGTATCACCTACGCAGGACTCTAAGCGGAGGTCACGAGCAACCAGCGTACCCTCATCGAGGGCCCCCGGATTAAAGGAGCGGTCACTCCCTGTTAACGGTACATCGGTACAGAAGCCGCAGAAGCTACGGATGCAAAGTCCACAGAAGGTACAtgacttctctttctttcttttcttttcttttattctcttcTCTAAGAAAGTTGCTAATACAAACGGTAATAACAGCTCCGAGATCGTCTTCAGAACGAAAAGAAGGCTCAGAGTGCGGCACAGCTGGGGCTTAAGGACGAACTGTTCCTTATCGGTGAGGAACTACGAGCGCTCAAGATCGCACCACCACAGCAAACCAGGCATGCAAGACAGGATTCTGAACATTTAGATGAGCCTTTCTCGCCAACAAACAATGCGGCCCTCGTATCGCGTGTTCGTCACCTCGAGATGCGCTTTGATACACTATCTTCGGAGTTCAACAGCCGGACATCTGCCATTGAGAAAGATTTGGAGTCATCTCTCGTGGTTAGCGAGAAACGAGCTAAGAAACTTGACGAGCTATATCGTGAAGCCAGCGCCGAGAATGAAGCCCTTTACGACCGGTTCAACTCGGAGCTGAGCAAGGTTGCAAAAGACGTGCGAGCAGGAGATGCTGAAGATGCGCTCAAATCCCAACTCTCTTCAGCGTTAGAGGAGATTGGCCGattgaaaaaggaaaacttCCGGCTGAAGCGAGAGGTTGGAGGTCTGAGAGCTCAGCAAGCCGCGGTGGCCTTACTGAAGGCGAGCGAATGACGATCGAATTGCGGTTTTGGACCAGTGGCCGTTCTCCGAGGCTCTGGTCATGGAAGTATACTTCTTTACCTCTCACTTGCTCTTTTTCGAGAACTGAAATGGGTTGGACACGAGTTACATGCATTTACTAAGGGACAGACGCctctgtttcttttttcattacTTTTATGCTCGATTGTTGTTGGTCTACGGCGTCAACGCAGCCTTTGAATATTTTCAGGAAGAAATATGACTACTCGGTATAGGGATTCGGTTGGCGAAGTCCAGGAAAGTCTCTTTCTGTTTTCATTCTTTCATACAGCACCTTCCTTACTATGTTGATAaatgctctctttctctttttctttgggagTCGATGCAGATCTTCTTGGCTATTTCCATGTATCCGATGTCTTCGTTCTTTTTGCTTGTCCACTTTTGGCCACTTTTGCACTGAGATAGCGTAGCCATAGGAGTTTACACGTCGGTCATTttctatttcctttctcaccttgtcttttcctttctttctacCTTTACTTCACTTGTACTCCTCGTGTCTTACCACTTCCACTATGTCATATTTCACTCTCCTTCTATAATGTAGTATAGCTCCAATAGCTTACAGCCAGCCCATCAATTCCACCGGCTCGTTGTCAATCATCTTATACATCCACTCCCACCGTAATCTCCCAGACATCTGCAAAGACTCCCACATCCCAGGAAACCACAAATCCAGCGTTGGCAACCCCACCGGCAAGTCATACTCAAGTCCACAAAAACCCTTCTCAATTACCACCATGGGAAGCGTAAACCGAGTCAGACCCGGCGCTTCCTGCCCAAGCCGATCCAATAACCCAGCCAAAGCAGGAtccatcttctttttcttcttctccgaaCGCCCTCCCCGCTCATCAACAACCCGTCGAATCACCTGTAAATCCGACGGCTGCAACGGCCGAACAAGCAGGGACATCACCTCCCCTTTAGAAGTATCCTCAGCCACCTCAACCCCAGCTCCACAAGACCCTTGTCCGGGTGTGAACCCAAATCGCACCCAAAACCGATTATCCCAAAGCATCCAGGACGTATAACCCACCGAAAGCCCCGAAACAGGAACCTCAACCCGAAGACTCGGTAACCGATTCCGCATAAACGGTTGACGGGATAAGAGCCAGGTATTACCACTCTGGACACTTTGATCTGCTTCAGTACTTGTTGTGTCTTGGTCTCCCTTCGTATTCACCGGTTGGAACATCACCCCGCCTAACGTGAACGGTTTCCTCTTTTGGGGGACTGGTTGGTCCTGTGGTGGAAATACAAGGTCTGTGAAGGACTCGTAACTGCGGAGTGGGAAGTGGTTCTCGGGGAATGGGGCTAGGAGGTCGGTTATTCGGCGGAGGGTGAGACATTTGATTTGGTGAGTTCtttgggtttctttgcctttggtTTCGGCTTTGTTGGGGACGGtgttgaggaaggaggttGGGTTTATTGGGTTTGAGGGGAATGTGAGGGTGATTGTTCCCGCGGGGAGATTTAGATGGTTGATTTTGCAGAAGGTGAGGAGGGTGTTTGA
This DNA window, taken from Aspergillus flavus chromosome 5, complete sequence, encodes the following:
- a CDS encoding putative Rho guanyl nucleotide exchange factor — translated: MATVTNAPSDLPLEQLTLYQASDPYLSSIFVFYGPVATANATVSSSRIQAHILTPAGFQSYPRITISPAAPLYAAVNHLPREKQGDEVCRGLAVSMLKYFAELSEPAKECLQAIARAGKAGGNIPKMFDEMHAADLANRMVKVEHKTDILRDIRGAFQERKVPWVDIDVMLPPGTIQPPSRPDNDGLDDDNADFEDTPDLQYGQYTSLIRGLGAPMFLPTSRLKRAPSQPTNVSKSKVFTKSQKQDFRLKMCEFVDTEERYVNKLYTLVRHVAEEYRLKAQGRGPSSTSPDEAALATLFPPCLNEILDVNMGFLEVIRQVLEDTEKEAIEDITVDTELLSSVSQRHSSKEEGDAVGAVAFAHALIEWFPRFSDPYADYMRAHTGFTQTLNSFMRDKQSSFSRRVHDTGEQLLRSLLMEPVQRLPRYSLLIDTMTSSLPLIHPAVRPFLKARDIIKDICSLDDPSSTNHDQSFRRLKELVDGWPSTILPTGRLITAVDFYELSPPYQLDNPGSDPTAGIMLIYKNCLVLLSKIPGSKTTARGLLAELDNAASAANGPGGSLPSTDIRVVQVYDLHTVRCMQSTCGRILFLSPTSVKSRPNQNTTVDLLALEPASMYEGRASRVIEEIVKAKIEGRFSESERESGKWSLRSPTGTVGNIGILACVFEEEPSAAVNRTGLSKVRVEFDIPKPLRSKLLNSPDLEVIVSVSLSSEDQYRVDIDSVVGIASSDIVTVDSFVPVLSKRLLNLLLPLHGTQNRTMTESIVLSNFDILRYLSGHLIAQLKVPRTFRPPSPSKLLSSLLGGNQSREGTPSVKAPNSATLLGEFPKMPPPRSSVSRSNTLPSVFPGKEEKKEDPVPKISVVGTTSSKGSESPFSVLEQSFAAYVLSLQSRSGNIVGRTLRGRDNVDRAAVNELYNVLLEDPGQIQAAAEVPVDTLFVAFETFMANAWQEQMGPVLESSTLKSLQSQFDTMYPREFEENFRKFIADMSPQNRRALASLVRLLAELLDASGNDGDRGALTAAFAEILTAEGDPMQHISLLDRLVDDFDNLFDEFVPGGASLEGILNCDQSKPVSQTMGSINSNASSFRKRFGFSLHRENQRSEGESKVSSILRTLSKSKGTGDSEPGTPRGSLLRSKSIDIDTSLGHLLRPGSRDRPGASTSQEYLRRPGSSQEETASLSSIREMPTNGVVKVRRKRRSSLSDLRPGTASTDTSAVSPEQEERPTTAGSSSDVVTPTKQTRPQISHGSGSTQRSTSPTKSGSPTRMTSPSRRSPTRPATPSRKENIDPKLSQVERGTSLRKKGDASVSPTQDSKRRSRATSVPSSRAPGLKERSLPVNGTSVQKPQKLRMQSPQKLRDRLQNEKKAQSAAQLGLKDELFLIGEELRALKIAPPQQTRHARQDSEHLDEPFSPTNNAALVSRVRHLEMRFDTLSSEFNSRTSAIEKDLESSLVVSEKRAKKLDELYREASAENEALYDRFNSELSKVAKDVRAGDAEDALKSQLSSALEEIGRLKKENFRLKREVGGLRAQQAAVALLKASE